From a single Papaver somniferum cultivar HN1 unplaced genomic scaffold, ASM357369v1 unplaced-scaffold_19, whole genome shotgun sequence genomic region:
- the LOC113338441 gene encoding pentatricopeptide repeat-containing protein At5g04780, mitochondrial-like, whose amino-acid sequence MISGYVRNDMHYLALATFRCMLMRQQLCNSGDVLSLDSSTVATVMPSLTLLRHGKEMHCFALKRGFDRSNVFVATSLLHMYGELGSIECAAKQFKRVEEKNVAVWTAMLTAYARHGRNKDCFRLFDEMRLQEGVTPNPLTFMGVLIACTHAGLVEEALDCFKCMTQDYGITPDMHHYAAMVDVLGRAGKLKEALEFIVTMPVKPTAPVWGSLMAASALHHDFKLGHEVAKIVMKMEPENPGNFVFLHNMMAQDGRWDDVSVSLVYYQRRCVIEKKLLCFSKETDLINKLITPWCDFAEDVFPEALLSVLRGGEQYGIRSDVFKGF is encoded by the exons ATGATATCTGGTTACGTACGAAATGATATGCACTATCTAGCATTAGCAACATTCCGTTGCATGCTGATGCGGCAACAACTATGTAACAGTGGAGATGTATTAAGCTTAGATTCTTCTACGGTTGCCACGGTAATGCCTTCTCTCACATTGCTTCGACATGGGAAGGAGATGCATTGCTTTGCACTCAAGCGTGGATTCGATCGGTCTAATGTGTTCGTTGCCACTTCACTACTTCATATGTATGGTGAACTTGGATCCATAGAATGTGCAGCCAAACAATTCAAAAGAGTTGAGGAGAAGAATGTAGCTGTGTGGACTGCTATGCTAACAGCCTATGCCAGACATGGCCGTAATAAAGATTGCTTTAGACTTTTTGATGAGATGAGACTGCAGGAAGGTGTCACTCCAAACCCTTTAACCTTCATGGGTGTGCTTATTGCATGCACTCATGCAGGTCTTGTAGAGGAAGCCCTAGATTGTTTTAAATGCATGACACAGGACTATGGGATCACGCCTGACATGCATCACTATGCCGCCATGGTGGATGTGCTAGGTCGAGCTGGAAAGCTAAAGGAGGCCTTGGAGTTCATTGTCACCATGCCTGTAAAGCCTACTGCACCTGTTTGGGGATCTCTAATGGCTGCTTCTGCTCTTCATCATGATTTTAAGCTCGGACATGAGGTGGCCAAGATCGTGATGAAAATGGAACCAGAAAATCCAGGAAATTTTGTGTTCCTGCACAACATGATGGCTCAAGATGGAAGATGGGATGATGTTAGTGTG TCACTTGTATATTACCAGAGGAGATGTGTTATAGAGAAGAAACTGCTGTGTTTCTCAAAGGAAACTGATCTCATAAACAAACT AATCACACCCTGGTGTGATTTTGCTGAGGATGTTTTTCCAGAGGCTCTATTATCAGTTTTAAGGGGAGGGGAGCAATATGGCATCAGGTCAGATGTTTTCAAAGGTTTTTAG